Within the Planctomycetia bacterium genome, the region ATTACTGATCGGCCCTTGGCTGCACGGCTCGACGAACAAAAGCGGCGTGAAGATCGGCGACCTGACGTATCCCGAGAATGCCTCCTTCGCGATGGACGAGCACATGCTGCGCTGGTTCGATCATTATCTGAAGGGAGCTGATAACGGCATCGAGCGCGAGTCGCCCGTGCGCTATTACGTGATGGGAGCGCTCGGCGAGCAGGATGCTCCCGGCAACAAGTGGCGTTCCGCGCGCGACTTTCCTCCTCCGGCCGTCGAGTCGGGCTACTACTTTCACTCCGGCGGCAAGCTTTCGACGGCTCCTTCTTCGGTAGCCGCCGCACCGACGACCTTTCGGAGCGATCCCGCTCGTCCGGCACCGATCGTCGGCACCGCCTTTCCGGGTGCTCGCGATGCCGCGGCGTATGAAGCGCATCCCGACGTGCGCACGTTTTCCACTTCGCTTCTAACCGCTCCGGTCGAATGGACCGGCTTGGTCAAGGCCGAGATCTTCGTCTCGTCGACCGCGCCGGATGCCGACTTCATCGTGCGCGTGAGCGATGTGTATCCCGACGGCCGGTCGATCTTGCTGATCGACGGCGTGCGCCGCGCGCGCTATCGCGAGGGCTTCGAGAAGGAAGTGCCGCTGCCGGCGGGCCAACCGGTGAAGCTCTCGTTCGAGATCGGCTGGCTGAGCCAAATCTTCAATCGCGGCCATCGCATCCGCGTGACCATCGGCAGCACCGGGGCCGACTTCTACGAAGTGAATCCGCAAACCGGCGGCGTCTTCACGATCGACCCTTCCAAGACCACGGTCGTGGCCGAGAACGGGATCTATCACGATCGGCAGCGCGTTTCGCGAATCATTGCGCCGGTGGTTCGCGAAATCGCAAGTGAGTGACCGTTCTCGTATTCGCCACGATGCTCGAAGGCGTCGATTAGCCTGACGGGTTGACTCCGCCTAGTTCGCGGCGGAGTTCTTTGAGCCCTTCGACGCAAATCTCGAACTCGTCGCTGAGCCGTTCGAGGACGACGCCGGAGACCGCTTGTTCGCCCGACGCGGGGATTTCCGCCGCGATCGAATACGCCAGCTTCCCTTGCTCGCGGTAGTCGACGAACTTGTCGAAGCGGCTCTTCGTCAGCCGAACTTCGAGAATCTCCGGATACAGGCCGGTCCAAAAGAGGGTGAAGTCGCCGATGTGGCGATGGGCCTCGCGGCGAGCTTCGCCGATTCGCGCGTCGGCTTCGAGCTTCATCTCGCTCACTTCTTCGAGCCTTCGGCCGACGGGGCTCCGGAGCCGATAGATCGAGTCGAAATGAATGAAGCGGCCGAGCAGGCCGGCGACGTAGTCGACCAACGGAGGGTCTGCGAAGCCGAGCCGTGTTTCGAACACGTACTCGGTCAGACCGGCGAAGAAACTTGCAGGCGAAAGCTGCGAACGAATCGGATCCACAAGTCGACCTCCGGCGGGCGAGGGACGAAAGGGTCGGCGACTCCGAACATCGGGCCGTCGATAATCCTTATCGGCAAGACTCCCTACTTGAAGTTTAGGCAGCTATCCGAAATAGCTCAAGTTCGATCTTGCGAAGATCGCCGTTCCGATTGTGACGTCGAAAATACCGACAAACGGCTGACATACGCCGCATGGCGTAAGACCGCCGCAGGGATGGACAGCCGGTCTCGGCCCTAGCGCGCGGCCTTCGGAAACGCTGCGGCGAGCTCTTGGATATAGGCCGTCGCGCTCTTCAGCACCTCTTCGCGCGAGCCGGTTTCGGCAGCCGCCAACCTCCGCACCAGCGCCGAGCCGACGATCAGTCCATCGGCCGCCGGAGCGAGCAGCCGGACATGCTCGGGCGAGTTGATCCCGAAGCCGATGCAGATCGGCAGTTCGGTCTGAGTGCGCAGCCAAGCGACGTTTTCGACTAAGTCGGGGGGGAGTTGCGTCCGTTCGCCCGTGATGCCGGTGACGGAAACATAGTAGATGAAGCCGCTCGTTCGTTCGGCGATGCGCTTCGCACGGTCGCGCGGAGTCGTCGGCGTGACGAGTTGAATCAGGCTGAAATCTTCTTGCCGACAAAGCTTCGCAAACTCCGCCGATTCCTCGACGAGCAAGTCGGGCACGATCGCGCCGGCGATTCCCGCCCGCTTCGCCGCGGCGACGAACTTCGCCGGGCCGTGGCGATGGATGATCGCGTAGCTGACCATCGTCACCACCGGGCCCGAGAGACTCGGCACGGTGCGCTCGGCCATCGCGAAGATGTCGGCGAGCTTCACTTTCTTGGCGAGTGCCCGCGTGTACGAGGCTTGAATCACCGGTCCGTCGGCGATCGGGTCGCTATAAGGAATGCCGAGCTCGCACAGCTGCGCGCCTCCGGCCGACAGCGCCTTGAGTACGGAGGCCGTGAACTCGAGGTCGGGATCACCGGCCGTGACGAACGGCATGAGCGCCTTGCGGCCTTCGCTACGGAGACGGCGGAAAAGTTCGTCGACGGCAGACATAAGGGGAACTCAAAACCAGAAGTCAGAAACCAGAACTCTTAACTACGAACCACGCACCAAGAACTTTTCTTACATCTGCTCGCCTTTAAGTCGTGCCACTTCGAAGGCGTCTTTATCGCCGCGGCCCGACAGGCACACGACCACGATCTCGTCCGGCGAGCGCTGCGCGGCGATCTCCATTCCCTTTGCCAAGGCATGCGAGCTTTCGAGCGCCGGAAGAATTCCTTCGCTGCGGGCCATCGCGTCGAAGGCCTTGAGCGCTTCGTCGTCTTGGCAGTAGGTGTAGCGAACGCGCTGCGAGTCTTTCCAATAGCTATGCTCGGGCCCGACGCCCGGATAGTCGAGCCCGGCGGAGACGGAGTGAACGTCGGACGTTTGGCCGTCTTCGTCTTGCATGACGTAGCTGAAGCTGCCATGCAGCACGCCTGGGCTGCCGAACGACAGCGGCGCGGCGTGGTCGCCGGCAGTCGAGCTTCTTCCGCCGGCTTCGACACCGACCAACTCGACTTCCTTATGCGCGACGAACGGATAGAACATGCCGGCCGCATTGCTTCCGCCGCCGACGCACGCCACCACGGTGTTCGGCAACCGGCCGAACTGCGCGAGCGATTGCTCGATCGTTTCCCGGCCGATGACCGATTGGAAGTCGCGCACGATGACGGGAAACGGATGCGGCCCGACGACTGAGCCGATGATGTAGTGCGTGGTTTCGACCGACGACATCCAATCGCGCATCGCTTCGTTAATGGCGTCGCGCAACGTGCGCGAGCCGGTCGTGACCGGTCGGACTTCGGCCCCGAGCATCTTCATGTTGAAGACGTTAAGCTTCTGCCGGCGAATGTCTTCCTCGCCCATGTAGACGATGCATTCGAGCCCGAACCGCGCACAAGCGTTGGCCGTGGCGACGCCGTGCTGCCCGGCTCCGGTTTCCGCGATGACCCGCTTCTTTCCCATGCGGAGCGTGAGGAGCGTTTGGCCGAGCGTGTTGTTGATCTTATGTGCGCCGGTGTGATTCAGGTCTTCACGCTTGACGTAGATCTTCGCCCCGCCGCATTTCTTCGTGAGCCGTTCGAGAAAGTAGAGGGGGTTCGGCCGGCCGACGTAGTTCTTCAGCAGGTAGTCGAGTTCGGCGTGGAACTTCGGGTCGGCCTGCGCTTTCGCGTATTCGGCCGTGAGCTGGTCGAGGGCTTTCGTCAACGTCTCAGGCACATAGCGCCCGCCGAACGAACCGAATCGGCCCGCGGCATCGGGAACTTGAAGCGTCGACTCCAAAGCATCGACGGCTTCGGCGGCGTGTTCGGTGGCGGACATAGGCACTACCCTAGACGAACGGCGAGAACGTGGGAAAATCTGATTGTTGACCGCCGACTTCCGATGGTCAAGCGACCGGCGTCCGTGAACGATGCCGATCTTCGTCTCTTGCCGGAGCGTTTGGCATGCCCGAGCTACCTGAAGTCGAAACGATGCGGCGCGGCATTCTGTCGATCGTCGGGCGGAAAATCACGGCGATCGAGCGCACCCCTTGCCCGAGGAAGCCGATCAGCGTCGAGCCGGGCCTGCCGGCATTTCGCCGGCGCGCATTGGGGCGCAAAGTCGCGGCGATCGAGCGGATCGGCAAGCGTGTGGTCATTAAACTTGCGGGCGACAAGCAGAACGGCGGAGAGTCGATTATTCTCGAACCGCGCATGACGGGCCTCGTCCTCTTGGCCGATCCGCCGACGACCGAGCACCTGCGCATTCGGATCGCGCTCGACGACGGACGGGACGTGTACTACTGGGACCGTCGCGGGCTCGGTTCGGTTCGCTTGCTGAACGAAAAAGAACTCGCCGCCCGCTATGCCGACGGCATCCTTGGGCCCGACGCGCTCGCGATCACGCCCGACGACTTTCGCCTCCGGCTCGGCAAAAGCAAGCGAGCGATCAAAGTGGCGCTGCTCGATCAGAAAGCGGTCGCGGGGATCGGGAATCTTTATGCGTCGGAGATGTTGTTCGCGGCCGGCATCGATCCGCGCAAGCGTTGCACGGCGGTCAATCGCGATGCCTGGAGCCGGCTGTTCGAGGCGATGCGCCAAGTGCTCGAGACGGCCGTACGTTACGAAGGCTCGACCTTAGGCGACGGCACCTACCGCAACGCCTTGAACAAGGAAGGGGGCTATCAGAACCACCACCGCGTCTATGACAAAGAGGGAATCGCTTGCGTCCTCTGCCTGAAAACGCCGGTACGCCGGATCGTGCAGGCGCAGCGCGCGACCTTCTTTTGCCCGACCTGCCAAGGCTCGAAACCGCGGTAGATTCGAGTGTCTGAAAAGATCGTGTAACGGTCGGCCGTTTGATTGTCGGCGGCTCTGTATGCCGTCTCCCGCCTGCATCGCCCCACGCCATCGCACGTTCCCTTCGCCCAATAGAGCACCGCTCATGACCTCGATTCTTCGCTTGCTATTGCTGTCCGTTTCGGTCTTCGTGGCGACTTCTCCGGCGGCGGCGGATGAGAAGAACGTGGCGCAGGAAGAAGCGATCGCAGCCATTCGGAAAATGAAAGGGAACGTGAAGATCGACGACAAACGGCCCGGCAAGCCGGTCACCGAGGTCCACTTGTTCGGCGGCAAGACGAAAGGGATCGGCCTCGCACCTCTCACCAAGCTCCCCGAAGTCGAATGGATCGGCCTG harbors:
- the trpB gene encoding tryptophan synthase subunit beta, whose product is MSATEHAAEAVDALESTLQVPDAAGRFGSFGGRYVPETLTKALDQLTAEYAKAQADPKFHAELDYLLKNYVGRPNPLYFLERLTKKCGGAKIYVKREDLNHTGAHKINNTLGQTLLTLRMGKKRVIAETGAGQHGVATANACARFGLECIVYMGEEDIRRQKLNVFNMKMLGAEVRPVTTGSRTLRDAINEAMRDWMSSVETTHYIIGSVVGPHPFPVIVRDFQSVIGRETIEQSLAQFGRLPNTVVACVGGGSNAAGMFYPFVAHKEVELVGVEAGGRSSTAGDHAAPLSFGSPGVLHGSFSYVMQDEDGQTSDVHSVSAGLDYPGVGPEHSYWKDSQRVRYTYCQDDEALKAFDAMARSEGILPALESSHALAKGMEIAAQRSPDEIVVVCLSGRGDKDAFEVARLKGEQM
- a CDS encoding CocE/NonD family hydrolase, producing LLIGPWLHGSTNKSGVKIGDLTYPENASFAMDEHMLRWFDHYLKGADNGIERESPVRYYVMGALGEQDAPGNKWRSARDFPPPAVESGYYFHSGGKLSTAPSSVAAAPTTFRSDPARPAPIVGTAFPGARDAAAYEAHPDVRTFSTSLLTAPVEWTGLVKAEIFVSSTAPDADFIVRVSDVYPDGRSILLIDGVRRARYREGFEKEVPLPAGQPVKLSFEIGWLSQIFNRGHRIRVTIGSTGADFYEVNPQTGGVFTIDPSKTTVVAENGIYHDRQRVSRIIAPVVREIASE
- a CDS encoding formamidopyrimidine-DNA glycosylase, with the protein product MPELPEVETMRRGILSIVGRKITAIERTPCPRKPISVEPGLPAFRRRALGRKVAAIERIGKRVVIKLAGDKQNGGESIILEPRMTGLVLLADPPTTEHLRIRIALDDGRDVYYWDRRGLGSVRLLNEKELAARYADGILGPDALAITPDDFRLRLGKSKRAIKVALLDQKAVAGIGNLYASEMLFAAGIDPRKRCTAVNRDAWSRLFEAMRQVLETAVRYEGSTLGDGTYRNALNKEGGYQNHHRVYDKEGIACVLCLKTPVRRIVQAQRATFFCPTCQGSKPR
- the trpA gene encoding tryptophan synthase subunit alpha translates to MSAVDELFRRLRSEGRKALMPFVTAGDPDLEFTASVLKALSAGGAQLCELGIPYSDPIADGPVIQASYTRALAKKVKLADIFAMAERTVPSLSGPVVTMVSYAIIHRHGPAKFVAAAKRAGIAGAIVPDLLVEESAEFAKLCRQEDFSLIQLVTPTTPRDRAKRIAERTSGFIYYVSVTGITGERTQLPPDLVENVAWLRTQTELPICIGFGINSPEHVRLLAPAADGLIVGSALVRRLAAAETGSREEVLKSATAYIQELAAAFPKAAR